The following nucleotide sequence is from Glycine max cultivar Williams 82 chromosome 9, Glycine_max_v4.0, whole genome shotgun sequence.
ACTCAACTGTAAAACATGATTAAACGGGAAAACAagtcctttaaagaatacgctcaGCGTTGGAGGGACCTGGCAGCGCAAGTACCCCCTCCCATGGTCAAGAGGTAAATGGTTACTATGATGGTGGATACCTTGCCTATattttactatgagaaattagtgggctacatgccctccagcttcgcggacttggTCTTCGTCGGAGAAAGGATTGAGGCGGGTTTGAAGAGGGGAAAGTTTGATTATGTCTCCCTGGTAGGTGCCAGCGGTAGGAGGACCGGAATAGCTAaggcaaaaaagaaagagggagatgcCCATACCGTCACTTCAACACCTGCATGGCCAAAGCCGCCGCAAACCCCCCACGGTACCCACCAATATGCACAACATCACCCGAGTTTTTCGGCTCGTGCTGGGGCCTCTCCCGATACAGCGCTCACCCAACCAAAGGTGCCCACGCCCCCACAGGGAGGGGCTCTTCAGGCTCTGGCTCCGACCCAACCTCACCCGGCCAACAATGCTCACCTTGGCGCAAGCCCCAACACGACGAGGAACTATTCGCCAAGACAGGCTCAGATTTTTGCCCCGATCCCAATGACATATGGGGAACTCTTGCCATCTCTTATCGCTAACCAGTTAGTCGTGGTGGTTCTAAGAAAGATCTTCCAGTCTCCATTCCCAAAATGGTATAACCCTAGCGCAACCTGCGCATACCATAGGGGAACCCCAGGCCACTCGGTCGAACAGTGCTTGGCCTTGAAAAGCAAGGTCCAAAGCTTGATAGAAGCTGGGTGGCTGACTTTTCAAGAGGACGGACCcaacataaaaacaaactcgctcgccaatcatggaggagGGGCGGTTAATGCCATCGAGGTGAGTAGGTCACACAGGCCCAAACTTTTGAAGGACGTAACGACCTCCAGAAGGTTTATCTACAAAGCCTTACAAAAGGCGGGCATGATTCCCTGCGGCGGGCACAGAGAGGATTCATGTTTAATGCATCTGGGTGTACTacatgacatggaaacatgttcgGCGGTAAGAAATCTATTACAACAAATGATAGACCAAGGCCGGCTTGAGGTCGACAGTGAGGGGGAGGAGGAACAACATGTATACATGCAGTCGGCAGATGAAGAAGGTCCTAAAAAGCCTAAACCTTTGGTAATACACTTCACCAGGGACACGACTCCCCAAAGGCCTCAACGCCCCTCGACAGTGTTGGGCGGTAGACCTATTCCGCTTCCTTACGAGAACAGCCGCGCAATTCTGTGGAGGTATGCCCCTATGGGCGGTAGGAAGGAAGAAGCTACCGATATCAGTTCACTATCGACCAAAGTGACCAATATCACCGGGCTGAGCGGCATAACCAGCAGCGGTCGCATGTTCGCACCCCCTAGCCTGCTGATACAGCCCACAAACACTAAAGGGAAAGCAAAGATGACCGAAGGACAAAATGTCAAGGTGATCCCCGCACCAGACGAGGATGTTCCGACAAAGGATTTTGCTGAGGGAAGAGAGGGTTGTGGCAAGAAAGGGGTATCACTCGAGAAGGTCGgcgagttcctccgcattatccaacaaagtgagttcAAAGTCATTGAacaactcaacaaaactccagcTAGAGTCTCCCTTCTGGAGctgctcatgagctctgagcctcaccGAGCTTTGTTGGTAAAAGTCTTGAATGAAGCTCAtgtagcccaagacatctccaTCGAAGGATTTGGGGGGATCGTCAATAACATCACAGCCAACAATTACCTTACCTTCGTTGAAGAGGAAATcgccgccgaggggagaggacatAACAGGGCTTTACAtgtgtcagtcaaatgcatggaacaCGTTATGTCCAAAGTACTCATCGACAACGGCTCAAGCCTGAACGTGATGCCCAAGAGCACGTAGGAGAAATTTCCATTTAACGCCTCCCATCTAAGGCCGAGTTCCATGGTGGTCTTTGCCTTCGATGGCAGCCGCCGAGAGgtaaggggagagatcgacctcctaGTATAGATAGGGCCTCATACCTGCCAAGTTAcattccaagtgatggatattAATCCGGCCTACACCTATCTTTTGAGACATccatggatccactcagtgggagtcgtCCCCtccacactccaccaaaagctgaagtttGTAGTGGAAGGACATTTGGTCATAGTATCAGGTGAGGAAGACGTCCTAGTAAGTTGTccttcctctatgccatatgtggaagccatGGAAGAGTCATTGGAAACGGCattccaatcttttgaggtagtaagaATTGCCTCCATAGATTCCCTCCCTAGGTAGCCCCGCCTGCCCGATGCggcaatgatggtggcccgggtgatgttggggCACGGCTAcaagcccggaatgggtttgggcaagAACAACGGCGGCAGGACCGGCCTGGtaagcaccagaggaaaccgcgggaagtttgggttaggatATAAACCTACACCGGCtgacataaggaaaaacatctcGAAAAGGAAGAACAAAGGCCAAGGCCTGCGATCGGGACAGCAAGCCAAAGAGGCTCCGCCatgccacatcagtaggagcttcGTAAGTGTGGGTTTAATACGCGAGGGACAAGTCACCGCGATATGCGATGAGGACTCCCCGAGGAGATCGGATTTGGTACAGCGATGCCCTCACGGTTTccaactaggaaattggcgggtGGAGGAACGCCCGGGGGTTTAcacaacaagcataatgtaacctttTTGGCTTTAAAACTCTACCGTCGGGCCTAGACTTTagggtttccttttgttaaggcattatgtcttttgttcctaagttaatataaatatctttcttcatctgttcctgcgcctCTACctattctcattcatttgcatgtttattacCTTGTTACGCTTATACGATACAGATCCGACGACAAGTCTcgcgaaggtactaataccgggGACCCGATCGTCAATTTCGAGCAAGAAGCAAGTCGGACAGAGGATGAACAGGACGAGGATGTAGGGCTTCCCCAGAGCTGGAGAGGATAATCGCTCAGGAGGATCGAGAGATGAGGCcgcatcaagaagagacaaaaCTCGTTGACTTAGGTACCGGTAGTGGAAAGAAGGAAGTAAAagtaggcacgggtatgaccgcatCCATCCGTAAAGAATTAATGGTCCTGctgaaagactaccaagacatctttgcttggtcgtaccaagatatgcccagtttgagttctgacatcgtaCAACACAGATTACATCTGAATCCTGAGTGTTCCTCGGTAAAgcaaaaactgaggaggatgaagcccgagacgtccctgaaaataaaaaaaaagaagtaaagaaacaatttgacgctggcttCTTGGCTGTTGCTGggtacccggaatgggttgccaacattgtgccagtccctaagaaggatggggaGGTATGAATGAGTGTGGATTATCGAGACCTAAATCGAGctagtcccaaagacaatttcccTTTGTTGCACATCGATGTCCTTgtggataatacggccaatttcgctttattttccttcattgacGGTTTCTCCGaatacaatcagataaagatagtgtcagaggatatggaaaagaccacCTTCGTCACCTTATGGGGGACGTTCTactataaggtgatgtcctttgggctcaagaacgcCGGGCAACCTATTaacgggctatggtggctttgttccacgacatgACGCACTGAGAAATCAAAGTCTATGTAGATAACATGATCGCCAAGTCTaaaaccgaggaggaacaccttgtcaacttgcggaagttgttcgaaaggcttaagaagtatcgattgaggttaaatcccgctaagtgcaccttcggggtcaagtcaggAAAATTAATGGGTTTCATCATAAGtcagaaaggaatagaggtggaccccgaaaaggtaaaagccatccttgagatgccagaaccacgTACCGAGAAGTAGGTCTGAGGTTTCTTGGGGCGTTTGAACTACAtttccagattcatatcacagctcacaacTACCTGTGAGCTGCTATTCAAGCTCTTATGCAAGAACCAGTACATCCACTGGAACAAGGACTGACAAGAGGCGTTTGGAAAAATCAAACAAtgcctcatgaaccctcccgtgcttatggcGCCGGTGCCCGGgagacctctcatcttgtacatgacggttttggatgagtcaatggggtgCATGTTAGGGCAGCATGACAAGTTCGGGAAAAAAGAGCGAGTCGTCTACTacttaagtaagaagttcacggcctgtgagatgaactactccctgctggaaaggacatgttgtgctTTGGTCTGGGCGTCCCATAGTTTAAGACAGTatatgctgagccataccacctggctgatatccaagatggacccgatcaagtacatctttgagaagcctgctctcacGGGGCAGATCGCTCAGTGGCAagttttgctatccgagttcgatatagtctatgtcacccaaaaggcgataaaggggagCACCTTGGCGgactatttggctcagcagcctctcaatgattatcaacccatgcatcccgagttcccggatgaggacatcatgacctCATTTGAAGAGAAGCTAGACAAGTGGATTGTGTGGTTCGATGGGGCGTCAAACGTTCTATGCCATGGCATTGGGGCagcattggtctctccggacaatcaatgtatacctttcacggccaggctagggttcgactgcaccaatAACATGGCTGAATACGAAGCATGCACTCTAGGCGTCCAAGAAACAATTGACTTCaacgtcaagctactcaaggtgtacggagaCTCGGCGCTGGTaattcaccagctgagaggagaatgggagacTAGGGATCACAAATTGATACCCTACcaggcctatatcaaggaattggctgagttctttgatgagatctctttCTATCACGTTCctcgagaggaaaatcaaatagCGGATGCGCTTGCCGCTTTAGCATCCATGTTCTAGCTGACACCGCGCGGAGACCTACCGTACATTGAGTTCAGGTGTCGCGGTAGACCCACACATTTCTGTTTAGTGGAAGAGGAgtgggacggtaagccttggtatttcgacatcaagcgatatgttgaaagcaaagagtacccactagaggcttccgacaacgacaagaggacgttaaggagattggtGGCCAGTTTCTTcttgagcggaagcatactatacaagagaaaccatgacatggttttgcTCCGATGCGTGAACACTAAAGAAGCTGAGAGCATGCtgggggaggtccatgagggATCTTTCGGTACGCATGCTAACGGGCACACCATGGCtaggaagatcttaagggcAGACTAATGAGCGAGGAATTTAAGATCCAAcaccacaattccacaccctacagaCCCAAGATGAACGGAGCGGTGGAGGCGGCcaacaagaatatcaagaagattatccagaagatgaCTGTGTCATAAAAGGactggcacgagatgctcccgtTCACGCTACATGGTTACCGAACCTCGATGCGCACTTCAACCGGGACAACGCCGTTCTCGTTGGTATACGGAATGGAGGTCGTGCTAccatttgaggtggaagtcccatcattaagaatcttggcggAATCCAGATTAAAGGATTTGGAGTGGGCCCAAGCACGTTTCAATCAgcttaatctcatagaaggcaagTGTCTGGCCACTATGAGCCTTAAAGGATTCGGAGTGGGTGAAGaacgcttttgacaagaaggtacgcttgtgCAGGTTCAGCGAAGGGGACCTGGTACTAAAGACAGTCTCCCAAGCCCTGAAAGACAATAGGGGAAAGTGGGGCctgaac
It contains:
- the LOC100777537 gene encoding uncharacterized protein — protein: MPSSFADLVFVGERIEAGLKRGKFDYVSLVGASGRRTGIAKAKKKEGDAHTVTSTPAWPKPPQTPHGTHQYAQHHPSFSARAGASPDTALTQPKVPTPPQGGALQALAPTQPHPANNAHLGASPNTTRNYSPRQAQIFAPIPMTYGELLPSLIANQLVVVVLRKIFQSPFPKWYNPSATCAYHRGTPGHSVEQCLALKSKVQSLIEAGWLTFQEDGPNIKTNSLANHGGGAVNAIEVSRSHRPKLLKDVTTSRRFIYKALQKAGMIPCGGHREDSCLMHLGVLHDMETCSAVRNLLQQMIDQGRLEVDSEGEEEQHVYMQSADEEGPKKPKPLVIHFTRDTTPQRPQRPSTVLGGRPIPLPYENSRAILWRYAPMGGRKEEATDISSLSTKVTNITGLSGITSSGRMFAPPSLLIQPTNTKGKAKMTEGQNVKVIPAPDEDVPTKDFAEGREGCGKKGVSLEKVGEFLRIIQQSEFKVIEQLNKTPARVSLLELLMSSEPHRALLVKVLNEAHVAQDISIEGFGGIVNNITANNYLTFVEEEIAAEGRGHNRALHVSVKCMEHVMSKVLIDNGSSLNVMPKST